CACCCAGCTGGAATCGCTGGGCATCCGCCTGATGGACGGCTATACGGCCGAGCATCTCCAGCCCGCGCCCGATCTCGTGGTGGTAGGCAATGCCATGACGCGCGGCAATCCCGCCGTGGAATACATGCTGGATCAGCAGCTGCGCTACATCTCCGGCCCGCAATGGCTCGGCGCGACGCTGCTGCCGGGTCGCGAGGTGTTGGCGGTGGCCGGCACGCACGGCAAGACCACCACCACCAGCCTGCTGGCTCATCTGCTGGAAAGCGCGGGCCTGTCGCCCGGCTTCCTGATCGGTGGCGTGCCGGGCAACTTCGACGTCTCTGCGCGCAAGGGCAACGGCAAGCCCTTCGTGATCGAGGCCGACGAGTACGACAGCGCCTTCTTCGACAAGCGCTCGAAGTTCGTGCACTACCGGCCACGCATCGCCATCCTCAACAATCTCGAGTACGACCATGCCGACATCTTTCCCGATGTCGCCGCGATCCAGCGCCAGTTCCATCACCTGGTGCGCACCGTGCCGGGCAACGGTAGGCTGATCGTCAACGCGCACGATCATCACCTTGCCGAAGTGCTGGCCATGGGTTGCTGGACGCCGGTGGAAACCTTCGGCATCGGTCAGGGCGACTGGCAGGCGGAGCTGCTGGCGGCCGATGGCTCCGCGTTCCGCGTGCATCGCAAGGGCGAGCTGCTCGGCGAGATCCACTGGCCGTTGCTGGGCAACCACAGCGTGATGAATGCGCTGGCGGCCCTCGCGGCGGCTGCGGCGGCAGGTGCCGACCCGCGCGCGTTGCTGCCGGCCTTCGCCGAGTTCCAGAGCGTCAAGCGCCGCATGGAAGTGGTGGGCGAGGTGGGCGGCGTGCGCGTGTACGACGATTTCGCGCACCATCCCACCGCGATCGCCACCACGCTCGCGGGCCTGCGCGCCAAGGTCGGTGCGTCGCGCATCGTGGTCGCGCTGGAGCCGCGTTCCAACTCCATGCGCCTGGGCGCGCATGCCGAGGCGCTGGCGCCGTCACTGGCCGACGCCGATGCGGTGGTGTTCCTGCATCGCCCCGAATTGCCGTGGGATGCCAGCCGCGTGACGGGCGCATTGAACGGACGCGGCAGCACCGTGCCCACCGTCGATGCGCTGATCACCGCGTTGCGCAGCGACGTCCGCGCCGGTGATCACGTGGTCTTCATGTCGAACGGCGGTTTCGAGGGCGCACCGCGCCGTTTCGCCGAAGCGCTGAAATCCTGAGGTTGCTCTCACCTCATCTGTAGGAGCGCACCCAGTGCGCGACCGCAGAGTCACGGTATCAACGCCCTGTAGGGCTTTCGCGCACTGGGCGCGCTCCTACAAGGGCATCGCATCCGATCGAACCCGTTAGACTTGCCGCATGGCAGCCCAGATTCCCTACCTCGACCTGCCGCTGTTTCCGCTGGGCATGGTGCTCTATCCCGGCGGACAGTTGCCGCTGCGCGTCTTCGAACGACGCTATCTCGACATGGTGCGCGAATGCGCGCGCACCGGATCGTCGTTCGGCGTGTGCCTGATCCTCGAAGGGGAAGAGGCCGGTGCGCCGGCGACACCGGCGGCGGTCGGAACGCTCGCGCGCATCATCGATTTCCATAATCGCGAAGACGGCTTGCTCGGCATCCTCATCGAAGGGACCGAGCGTTTTCGCGTCGCGCGCACGCGCGTGCGCTCCGACGGACTGGTGCGTGGCGACGTGGAGCTGTGGCCCACCGAACCCACCCATGAGGTCCCGGTGGAGCTTGCGTTGCTTCCCTCCATTCTCGAGCGGCTGGTCGATTCCATGGCGCCGCAATGGCGCAACGCGCCGCGCCAGCTCTACGACGATGCGGGCTGGGTCGGCTTCCGTCTGGCCGAACTGCTGCCGCTGCATGATGACGAGCGCCAGCGCATGCTGGAGATCACCGATCCGCTGCGGCGGCTGGCCGAACTGCGCGATATCCTGCCGCGCTTCCAACGCGGCTGATCCCTCACCGGCATACCTGTAGGAGCGCACCCAGTGCGCGATCGCGGAGACGGGGTGTATCTCGGACCAGGTTCTTCGCGATACGAACCCGCATCAGCGCCACGACGCGGCAGGCTTTTCGCGCACTGGGTGCGCTCCTACACTGGATGTTCCTCGAACAAGGCGCACTCCTCATGACCAGCCTGGCCGGCAAGACCCTCTTCATCACCGGCGCTTCGCGCGGCATCGGCCTGGCCATCGCGCTGCGCGCGGCACGGGACGGGGCCAATATCGCCATCGCCGCCAAGAGCAACGTGCCCAACCCGCGGTTGCCGGGCACCATCCACAGTGCGGCAGCGGAAGTCGAAGCGGCCGGCGGCAAGGCGCTGCCGATCAAGTGCGATATCCGCGAAGAGGACGAAGTGCATGCCGCCGTGGCCGCCACCGTGGACGCCTTTGGCGGCATCGACATC
The window above is part of the Dyella jiangningensis genome. Proteins encoded here:
- the mpl gene encoding UDP-N-acetylmuramate:L-alanyl-gamma-D-glutamyl-meso-diaminopimelate ligase is translated as MRLHILGICGTFMGGVAALARELGLTVEGSDANVYPPMSTQLESLGIRLMDGYTAEHLQPAPDLVVVGNAMTRGNPAVEYMLDQQLRYISGPQWLGATLLPGREVLAVAGTHGKTTTTSLLAHLLESAGLSPGFLIGGVPGNFDVSARKGNGKPFVIEADEYDSAFFDKRSKFVHYRPRIAILNNLEYDHADIFPDVAAIQRQFHHLVRTVPGNGRLIVNAHDHHLAEVLAMGCWTPVETFGIGQGDWQAELLAADGSAFRVHRKGELLGEIHWPLLGNHSVMNALAALAAAAAAGADPRALLPAFAEFQSVKRRMEVVGEVGGVRVYDDFAHHPTAIATTLAGLRAKVGASRIVVALEPRSNSMRLGAHAEALAPSLADADAVVFLHRPELPWDASRVTGALNGRGSTVPTVDALITALRSDVRAGDHVVFMSNGGFEGAPRRFAEALKS
- a CDS encoding LON peptidase substrate-binding domain-containing protein, whose protein sequence is MAAQIPYLDLPLFPLGMVLYPGGQLPLRVFERRYLDMVRECARTGSSFGVCLILEGEEAGAPATPAAVGTLARIIDFHNREDGLLGILIEGTERFRVARTRVRSDGLVRGDVELWPTEPTHEVPVELALLPSILERLVDSMAPQWRNAPRQLYDDAGWVGFRLAELLPLHDDERQRMLEITDPLRRLAELRDILPRFQRG